Below is a genomic region from Miscanthus floridulus cultivar M001 chromosome 1, ASM1932011v1, whole genome shotgun sequence.
CTCATTGCATTCAGAGAATCATTTCATTCGTGGATGACAGAATGTTCATGGACATAATCAGCGCCACGGAAAGTAGAGGCGAACACACCTGTGCATGGGGAAGAAGTAGGAGCTGGGCGAAGGAATTTCCAAAGCAGGGGGGCGGAGATGGTTACTACCACCGTCGATCTTGCTCCCAACACCGACATCCACACCAACACGGGATGAGGTGTTCTCAGTTTCCGTGGCGGTGAAACTGTCAGGCACAGGCGCAGCAGACTTGGTAGGGGACGCAAATGGGCTGTCCGGCAAATTGTGCTCTCCACTGTTCATGAAACAAGCAAAGATCAAGCTTTGACACACTGAAATGTTGTTGAACTTTTCTATCGGATCATGATTCATGAAAGCCAAGTGTGGGGATCATAACTAACAAGCAAGCAGAATGATGATGATGGGTTGTTTAGTGTAGTTTAATCCACCTTTGGTCGCTATCAGCGGCGTCTGGGCTCGCCTCGCAAGCAGATTCCTCCTTATCACCAGCGTTGACCTTCCCCTCCATAGCAAATCCACTGCTCAGCTTGAGCTGCTCCCCTGTCAACGGCCAAGGAATCACAATGATCAGTAACATTTGAAAACAATTTGGTTTACTGAAGCGACCAACGTGCTCCAACGTGATGCCTACCGAACTCTGGTGGCGACTCGACTGCGGTGGTGCTCACAGATTGGCTGGACGCGAAGGCATTGGCAATTGGTGTAGGCAGTGGCTGTGTAGCAGCTGCGCGAGCCTTAAGGTCGAGCAGCTGAAGACCCATGAGGCGGCGGCTCTGGAGCTCAATGGCCTGCTGCAGTTCGGCAGCCTGCTGCTGTTCCTCCAGCTTTCGGCGCAACAGCAGCTCGTTGGCGCTGTTCGAGTGCTGCAGCATCCTCGCACCTgacaatcaccaaaacaaaatcaaaatcccgcTAGGTATCAACGACTGGCCCAAGTTCGAGAACACAACCAACCAAAGATCAAGACAACATCGTTGGGGTCTTTTTTACCGAGTTGGTGCAGATCAAAGGGGTCCCGGGCGTCCAGCCCGCCAGTGGGCGTCGTGCAGCCGGAGAAGTCCCCTTGCTGCTGCTTCCTGCGAAGCGAGAACAGCAAATCAGTCAACCCgagcaactgcatgcatgcacGGCCGCCAGCAAAGGATGAATTCGCAATGCATGCCTGTACTTGTCGGGGACCTTGCCCTTCTCCTTATAGGGCTTGACGAGCACGCGTGCGTCGCAAATGAAGTGTGGGTTGCCCTTGGCCAGGATGAGCTTCACCGTCTCTGGGTACACGAAGGTGACGAACCCAAACATACGCTTCTGCTGGTAGGGAATGCGCACGTCGTGAACTGGCCCGTAGATGCTGCACCGCATTGCCAAGAAGCGCAAGGGTCGGTCAACCAAACGGTGTTCTATGCCGAAGCAAAGATTGCAGCACCACATTAGCATGTGTGCGTGCATACATACCTGAAATAGTTGGAGACGTCCTCCTCGCGGAACGTGCTGTCGGCCGGGAAGGTCAGATAAATCTGGCGCGAGCCGGGGTTCATCATGTTCGCGAAGTCGGCGCGGTCCAGGCGCGGTCGGCCCATGAACTTGTGCGCCTCGTCGCCGCCGCCCAGCATCAGAGACGCGGCCGCCGCGGCTCTGCACGCGCACAGGCGAAAAAGGATGGAGCTTTGGTGCGAATGATTCGAGTTTGGGGGTTCAGAACTTGTAAATGGCGTCTGCTCAGCTCTACCTGTCGtgctgctgttgctgttgctgcaGCAGGAAGCTGAGGCACTTGCTCGCGGCGGAGGGCGAGCCTGGGAGGGAGCCGGTGGGGGAGTAGGGGAAGGCGGCGGGGCCGAGGCGCTGGCCCTTGGAGCGGATGAGGAAGTCCTGGCACTGCTGCTGCTGATCGGCGGCTGCCTCCATCTTGGCGCCAGCGAGCGCAGCAGCGTCGTCGGGGAGACCGCCGTGGACGAACCTGCAGCTGCCGCCGTTCTTGCAGAACCCGCGAGCGTAGTAGAGGCAGGGCTTCCACCCGaaaccatcgccgccgccgctgccaagaCAGAGCTCGTTGACTGACGAGCTCCGGCGGTGCACAGGGCCGCCGTTGGGCCACCCGAGGCCGAACGCGAACATCCCATCGGCATCACCCGGGCCGGGGTTCCGGCACTCCCCGCCGTCGAACCCCGGGAGCTGGTGAGCCGGGTTCGCGCCGCCCTCGTTGAGGAACGCAAGCTGCTCCTGCAGCTGCAAGTCGTCCAGgagcgcgtccccggcctgatGAGGAAAGAAGGGCGCCGCGCCGCCGTTCACGGGACTGGGCAGCTCCTCCCCAACCCCCGCCGCCTCCTCTGCGGTGCCATTACTCGTGCTGTTGCTCCTGGAGAACACCGGCGCGTGCCCCCATGACGACGGCGAGGACACCGAGAGCGGCGACGGCGCGCCGGCGCGCCCGGAGTT
It encodes:
- the LOC136499673 gene encoding zinc finger CCCH domain-containing protein 22-like, which codes for MDAYEATKVVFSRIQALDPDHAAKIMGLLLIQDHGEKEMIRLAFGPESLLHAVMAKARKDLGLLLPASPTSVAAAGHAPFLQLPRQNSGRAGAPSPLSVSSPSSWGHAPVFSRSNSTSNGTAEEAAGVGEELPSPVNGGAAPFFPHQAGDALLDDLQLQEQLAFLNEGGANPAHQLPGFDGGECRNPGPGDADGMFAFGLGWPNGGPVHRRSSSVNELCLGSGGGDGFGWKPCLYYARGFCKNGGSCRFVHGGLPDDAAALAGAKMEAAADQQQQCQDFLIRSKGQRLGPAAFPYSPTGSLPGSPSAASKCLSFLLQQQQQQHDRAAAAASLMLGGGDEAHKFMGRPRLDRADFANMMNPGSRQIYLTFPADSTFREEDVSNYFSIYGPVHDVRIPYQQKRMFGFVTFVYPETVKLILAKGNPHFICDARVLVKPYKEKGKVPDKYRKQQQGDFSGCTTPTGGLDARDPFDLHQLGARMLQHSNSANELLLRRKLEEQQQAAELQQAIELQSRRLMGLQLLDLKARAAATQPLPTPIANAFASSQSVSTTAVESPPEFGEQLKLSSGFAMEGKVNAGDKEESACEASPDAADSDQSGEHNLPDSPFASPTKSAAPVPDSFTATETENTSSRVGVDVGVGSKIDGGSNHLRPPALEIPSPSSYFFPMHRLSTDHGAMGM